A single Curtobacterium sp. MCSS17_015 DNA region contains:
- a CDS encoding sortase: MTSTPSRQDRPDRRRPVLRRLTSRRSTVRRPVVRRPTSGWSHEPVGPAARALPVLGQPERWRFGGSAVVVVGLLLVGFALQFIAVSQVSYVRDQQLALDAYRFQLANATAPVGQTGPDGRLVADGTPVAILRVPAIGLRSVVLQGTTSDVTRSGPGHRRDTPLPGQAGASVVYGRQTAYGGPFGKIAELRRGDTLTATTGQGTARYRVTDVRRTGDPVPAPMAVGDGRLTLVSGASLPFLPDTVVRVDAELVSDPVPTPTPAFGYSSLEPRELTMAGDGTVWPFVVLGLVVLAAMVALFTVGMRLWGRRQTVVVAVPVVLAVGLFAASQLTLLLPNLM; encoded by the coding sequence ATGACCAGCACCCCCTCCCGGCAGGACCGGCCGGACCGACGACGGCCCGTCCTGCGCCGACTGACGTCCCGACGCTCCACGGTGCGCCGCCCGGTGGTCCGCCGCCCGACCAGCGGCTGGTCGCACGAGCCCGTCGGGCCTGCGGCACGCGCCCTCCCGGTGCTCGGTCAGCCCGAGCGGTGGCGCTTCGGCGGCTCCGCCGTGGTCGTGGTCGGCCTGCTCCTGGTGGGGTTCGCGCTCCAGTTCATCGCGGTCTCGCAGGTCTCGTACGTGCGTGACCAGCAGCTCGCGCTCGATGCGTACCGGTTCCAGCTCGCCAACGCGACCGCACCCGTGGGACAGACCGGACCGGACGGCCGCCTCGTCGCCGACGGCACCCCGGTCGCGATCCTCCGCGTGCCCGCGATCGGCCTGCGGTCCGTGGTCCTGCAGGGCACCACGTCGGACGTCACCCGCTCCGGACCCGGTCACCGACGGGACACCCCGCTCCCCGGGCAGGCCGGGGCGAGCGTGGTGTACGGACGACAGACGGCCTACGGCGGCCCCTTCGGGAAGATCGCCGAGCTCCGCCGGGGCGACACCCTCACCGCCACCACCGGCCAGGGCACCGCACGGTACCGCGTGACCGACGTCCGACGGACCGGTGACCCGGTACCCGCACCGATGGCGGTCGGCGACGGCCGGCTCACCCTCGTCTCCGGTGCAAGCCTGCCGTTCCTGCCGGACACCGTGGTCCGTGTCGACGCGGAACTGGTCTCCGACCCGGTGCCGACGCCCACCCCGGCCTTCGGCTACTCCAGCCTCGAGCCGCGCGAGCTCACGATGGCCGGCGACGGGACGGTCTGGCCGTTCGTGGTGCTCGGGCTCGTCGTGCTGGCCGCGATGGTCGCGCTCTTCACCGTCGGCATGCGTCTGTGGGGCCGCCGGCAGACGGTCGTCGTGGCCGTCCCGGTGGTGCTCGCGGTCGGGTTGTTCGCGGCGTCCCAGCTCACGCTCCTGCTCCCCAACCTGATGTGA
- a CDS encoding DUF58 domain-containing protein → MADQRPDAGRLARRTGAARSAVSRYGRRGLGMLRRTPFPRPTPRGWTVLVAGIGLVAAGLVTSMSVAVTAGLLLVVLVVLGVVTALAVAAPLRASRSAPRAVVQVGEVYRERVTLRGSAMRFAPRSTLLVREQLDDLFVSTAEPTSLLAVGPASPPAVLDVEALAISRGRGLVGPVTVRVEDPFGLLRIDRPVVSAEEVVVVPGSVPLAALDTGALAGAVSADEGRVGQGGSADDSELRPYRPGDPIRRVHWGQSAKRGGLHVRQTTQAQPPEAVVALDVRREAYQQLGRDDLAELSDLGGDQAFEHAVVVAASVARALSARTSRVALVTDEPGGDVRHSGDAGGLSEVLVGLADVHVRSGARDVTDVLHGVRGRDVHGMTAVVTGRCTPEQAAELVSATNGSSRGVLVTVVPPDPAVRGVLDRAGWRVLVVPVPGSSTVGHAR, encoded by the coding sequence ATGGCGGACCAGCGGCCCGACGCCGGGCGGCTCGCGCGACGCACCGGCGCCGCACGGTCCGCGGTGTCCCGCTACGGCCGGCGGGGTCTCGGGATGCTGCGACGGACGCCCTTCCCACGCCCGACGCCCCGCGGCTGGACGGTCCTCGTGGCCGGGATCGGCCTCGTCGCTGCCGGCCTCGTCACGTCGATGAGCGTCGCCGTGACCGCCGGTCTGCTGCTCGTCGTCCTCGTCGTGCTCGGCGTCGTCACCGCACTGGCCGTGGCGGCGCCGCTCCGGGCCTCCCGGTCCGCGCCGCGCGCCGTCGTGCAGGTCGGCGAGGTCTACCGCGAACGGGTGACCCTGCGCGGCTCCGCCATGCGGTTCGCGCCGCGGTCGACGCTGCTCGTCCGGGAGCAGCTCGACGACCTGTTCGTCAGCACCGCCGAGCCGACGTCGCTGCTGGCGGTCGGACCGGCGTCGCCGCCGGCCGTGCTCGACGTCGAGGCGCTCGCGATCTCCCGCGGGCGCGGCCTCGTCGGCCCGGTGACGGTCCGGGTCGAGGACCCGTTCGGGCTGCTCCGCATCGACCGGCCGGTCGTGTCCGCCGAGGAGGTCGTCGTCGTCCCCGGGTCCGTCCCGCTCGCCGCGCTCGACACCGGTGCGCTCGCCGGGGCCGTCTCCGCCGACGAGGGCCGGGTCGGGCAGGGCGGCTCCGCCGACGACAGCGAACTGCGTCCGTACCGACCCGGCGACCCGATCCGCCGCGTGCACTGGGGGCAGAGCGCGAAGCGTGGCGGTCTGCACGTCCGCCAGACCACCCAGGCGCAGCCGCCGGAGGCCGTCGTCGCGCTCGACGTCCGGCGCGAGGCGTACCAGCAGCTCGGCCGCGACGACCTGGCGGAGCTGTCCGACCTCGGCGGCGACCAGGCCTTCGAGCACGCCGTCGTGGTGGCCGCCAGCGTCGCCAGGGCGCTGTCCGCGCGGACCTCACGTGTCGCCCTGGTGACGGACGAGCCGGGCGGCGACGTGCGTCACAGCGGCGACGCCGGCGGCCTGTCCGAGGTCCTCGTCGGGCTCGCGGACGTGCACGTGCGCAGCGGAGCCCGCGACGTGACCGACGTGCTGCACGGCGTGCGCGGGCGGGACGTGCACGGCATGACGGCCGTCGTCACCGGTCGCTGCACCCCCGAGCAGGCCGCGGAACTCGTCTCCGCCACGAACGGGTCCAGCCGGGGCGTGCTCGTCACGGTCGTCCCGCCGGACCCGGCCGTGCGCGGCGTCCTCGACCGAGCCGGGTGGCGCGTCCTCGTCGTCCCCGTGCCGGGCAGCTCGACGGTGGGGCACGCCCGGTGA
- a CDS encoding phosphate ABC transporter ATP-binding protein gives MTDTATMVDEFDSWFTPDAAAAPTELIPTATPATLDAREVSAWFGDHKVLDRVSLTMPAGQVTALIGPSGCGKSTFLRTLNRMHELVPSASLAGEVLLDDVDIYDASRRITEARRQIGMVFQKPNPFPAMSIADNVLAGLALTGVKLDKSGKADLVEETLTKAGLWNEVKDRLRQAGGGLSGGQQQRLCIARSLAVRPRVLLMDEPCSALDPTSTRRIEQTITELAQDVTVVIVTHNMQQAQRVSDRCAFFLAEAGTPGAIVEHGPTEAMFGTPRDPRTADYVNGRFG, from the coding sequence ATGACCGACACCGCCACCATGGTCGACGAGTTCGACAGCTGGTTCACACCCGACGCCGCAGCCGCCCCCACCGAGCTGATCCCGACCGCCACCCCGGCGACCCTCGACGCCCGGGAGGTGTCCGCCTGGTTCGGTGACCACAAGGTGCTCGACCGCGTCTCGCTGACGATGCCCGCCGGCCAGGTCACCGCGCTCATCGGCCCCTCGGGCTGCGGTAAGAGCACCTTCCTCCGCACCCTGAACCGGATGCACGAACTCGTCCCGAGCGCGTCGCTGGCCGGCGAGGTCCTGCTCGACGACGTCGACATCTACGACGCCTCGCGTCGGATCACCGAGGCCCGCCGCCAGATCGGCATGGTGTTCCAGAAGCCGAACCCCTTCCCCGCCATGAGCATCGCGGACAACGTCCTCGCCGGCCTCGCGCTCACGGGGGTCAAGCTCGACAAGAGCGGGAAGGCCGACCTGGTCGAGGAGACCCTCACGAAGGCCGGGCTCTGGAACGAGGTCAAGGACCGCCTCCGACAGGCCGGTGGCGGGCTCTCCGGCGGCCAGCAGCAGCGCCTCTGCATCGCCCGGTCGCTGGCGGTCCGGCCGCGCGTGCTCCTCATGGACGAGCCGTGCTCCGCGCTCGACCCCACGTCGACGCGTCGCATCGAGCAGACCATCACCGAGCTCGCACAGGACGTCACCGTCGTGATCGTCACCCACAACATGCAGCAGGCACAGCGCGTCTCCGACCGGTGCGCCTTCTTCCTGGCCGAGGCCGGCACCCCCGGCGCGATCGTGGAGCACGGCCCGACCGAGGCGATGTTCGGCACCCCGCGCGACCCGCGGACCGCCGACTACGTCAACGGCCGCTTCGGGTAG
- a CDS encoding glycosyl hydrolase family 18 protein yields the protein MRRVTTAATTVAVAALLLSGCSAGGPADRSAVGGGDGSAVEGYVEPGRGAAERVRTAVDRGATVIGVDGAALSDDGTHLLETPDGLGDLVGVAADAGATTEVLFSNYSSAVGDFSPEGATALLSSVANRERVVGQLVDLAAELGTDGVQIDLESMRDQDRDGLVAFARELRAAVHDRLGDRAEVSIAMMSSTDPAEYRDRGYDLDRLAEHLDRVVLMTYDQHGPWGGPGTIGALSWAQEAVRTAVDGGVPAERIDVGVAGYGYAWGAGSDAAPIPAAAAARLAGDGAEWSDRTGEWSATLDDGRALHWSDARSYEVRRDLARELGVHGVALWSLNLSPLPAD from the coding sequence ATGCGGCGGGTGACGACGGCAGCGACGACCGTGGCGGTCGCCGCCCTCCTGCTGTCCGGCTGCAGCGCCGGCGGCCCTGCGGACCGCAGCGCCGTCGGCGGTGGGGACGGCAGCGCCGTCGAGGGGTACGTCGAGCCCGGTCGCGGAGCGGCCGAGCGGGTGCGGACCGCCGTCGACCGCGGCGCCACGGTGATCGGCGTCGACGGCGCGGCGCTGTCGGACGACGGGACGCACCTGCTCGAGACGCCCGACGGACTCGGCGACCTCGTGGGCGTCGCTGCGGACGCCGGGGCCACGACCGAGGTGCTCTTCAGCAACTACTCGTCGGCGGTCGGGGACTTCTCGCCCGAGGGGGCCACGGCACTGCTGTCGTCGGTGGCGAACCGCGAGCGCGTCGTCGGGCAGCTCGTCGACCTCGCCGCGGAACTCGGGACGGACGGCGTGCAGATCGACCTCGAGTCGATGCGCGACCAGGACCGCGACGGCCTCGTCGCCTTCGCGCGGGAACTGCGCGCGGCCGTGCACGACCGGCTCGGCGACCGCGCCGAGGTGTCGATCGCGATGATGTCGTCGACGGACCCGGCGGAGTACCGGGACCGGGGCTACGACCTCGACCGGCTCGCCGAGCACCTCGACCGCGTCGTGCTCATGACCTACGACCAGCACGGGCCGTGGGGAGGCCCCGGCACGATCGGCGCGCTGTCCTGGGCGCAGGAAGCGGTGCGGACCGCGGTCGACGGCGGGGTCCCGGCCGAGCGGATCGACGTCGGCGTCGCGGGGTACGGGTACGCATGGGGTGCCGGTTCGGACGCCGCACCGATCCCCGCGGCGGCGGCTGCACGTCTGGCCGGTGACGGCGCGGAGTGGTCGGACCGGACGGGGGAGTGGTCGGCGACGCTCGACGACGGCCGCGCACTGCACTGGTCCGACGCCCGCTCCTACGAGGTCCGGCGGGACCTCGCACGGGAACTCGGCGTGCACGGCGTCGCCCTCTGGTCGCTCAACCTGTCGCCCCTGCCCGCTGACTGA
- a CDS encoding Ig-like domain repeat protein, with product MKANTFCKIGVTFGATALIVGALAVPAAQADPVGNSFGTLVGLGSDTTQDVMNGVATAVGGGQLASYDAANAGPSVVTRPGGKAIPRVSGSGAGRDALLVAIGAIASKSGVALADGTSTTVDSSVVGQLDFARSSSGPSSTASDGVVAYVPFARDAVDVAYAPGSQLAKVPFFVGDGTQAKTAPTLWNVYRGDVTHAYFNADGSYNSVGSAATGPDGTTAAKIKPLLPKFGSGTRSYFLGKLGLTDASGFTSTSPFVSDTVDGQPIEEHNGQAILDSTSGSTLAVAPFSVSQWVAQANGVGTVKDRRHGVVLAPLSVVDGKQAPATTGSGTSYATNPAYAGFVRDVYNIVPSRLADDPTSAIAKTFVGKDSLVCKQTATIAAYGFLPEPATTPATTCGYDQLRSITASPSTTKLSVPATATAGKAVTASVSVDSFGAGGGTVKVFKGNAVVGTGTIARGATSGTAPVTLPVGSASLTAQFVPSLAGVASSTSAPATVAVAPATAVSLSVPKLTVGKTAKVTVKVTGAGPSGGTVTLKNGKETLGTAKVPAAGTATISFVPKAVSYKFTTTYTASGSGAVATNTTGTVKAAKGAPTVTVSAIKSVKASAKAKVAVRVTGTGSVPTGTVTVKEGSKKLASGTVSSKDGRVTVTLPKLKAGTHKLTVSYSGSTTWNGADKAATLKVTK from the coding sequence ATGAAGGCGAACACCTTCTGCAAGATCGGCGTCACGTTCGGGGCGACCGCCCTGATCGTCGGTGCCCTCGCCGTGCCGGCCGCCCAGGCGGACCCGGTCGGCAACTCGTTCGGCACCCTCGTCGGACTCGGTTCGGACACCACGCAGGACGTCATGAACGGCGTCGCGACGGCCGTCGGTGGCGGGCAGCTCGCGTCGTACGACGCGGCCAACGCCGGTCCGTCGGTGGTCACCCGTCCCGGGGGCAAGGCGATCCCGCGCGTGTCCGGCTCCGGTGCCGGTCGCGACGCGCTCCTCGTCGCGATCGGTGCGATCGCCAGCAAGTCCGGCGTCGCGCTCGCCGACGGCACGAGCACGACGGTCGACTCCTCGGTCGTCGGCCAGCTCGACTTCGCCCGTTCCTCGAGCGGCCCGTCCAGCACAGCGTCCGACGGCGTCGTCGCCTACGTCCCGTTCGCTCGCGACGCCGTCGACGTGGCCTACGCCCCGGGCAGCCAGCTCGCGAAGGTCCCCTTCTTCGTCGGCGACGGCACCCAGGCCAAGACCGCCCCGACGCTGTGGAACGTGTACCGCGGCGACGTCACCCACGCGTACTTCAACGCCGACGGGTCGTACAACTCGGTCGGCTCGGCCGCGACCGGCCCCGACGGCACCACGGCCGCGAAGATCAAGCCGCTCCTGCCGAAGTTCGGCTCGGGCACCCGCAGCTACTTCCTCGGCAAGCTCGGCCTCACCGACGCCTCCGGCTTCACCTCGACGAGCCCGTTCGTGTCCGACACGGTCGACGGCCAGCCGATCGAGGAGCACAACGGCCAGGCGATCCTCGACAGCACCTCCGGCTCGACGCTCGCGGTCGCGCCGTTCTCGGTCAGCCAGTGGGTCGCGCAGGCGAACGGCGTCGGCACCGTGAAGGACCGTCGCCACGGCGTGGTGCTCGCGCCGCTGAGCGTCGTCGACGGCAAGCAGGCCCCGGCCACCACGGGCAGCGGCACGTCCTACGCGACCAACCCCGCGTACGCCGGCTTCGTCCGCGACGTCTACAACATCGTGCCCTCGCGCCTGGCGGACGACCCGACGAGCGCCATCGCGAAGACCTTCGTCGGCAAGGACTCGCTCGTCTGCAAGCAGACCGCGACCATCGCGGCCTACGGCTTCCTGCCCGAGCCCGCCACCACGCCGGCGACCACGTGCGGCTACGACCAGCTGCGCTCGATCACCGCGTCGCCGAGCACCACGAAGCTCTCCGTCCCGGCGACGGCGACGGCGGGCAAGGCCGTCACCGCATCGGTCTCGGTCGACTCGTTCGGCGCGGGCGGCGGCACGGTCAAGGTCTTCAAGGGGAACGCGGTCGTCGGCACGGGCACGATCGCGCGCGGCGCCACCAGCGGCACCGCGCCGGTCACCCTGCCCGTCGGCTCGGCGTCGCTCACCGCGCAGTTCGTCCCGTCGCTCGCCGGTGTCGCCTCCAGCACCTCGGCCCCGGCGACCGTGGCGGTCGCCCCCGCCACCGCCGTGTCCCTCTCGGTGCCGAAGCTGACCGTCGGCAAGACCGCCAAGGTCACGGTCAAGGTCACCGGTGCCGGCCCGTCCGGTGGCACCGTCACCCTCAAGAACGGCAAGGAGACCCTCGGCACCGCCAAGGTCCCCGCTGCCGGCACCGCGACGATCTCGTTCGTGCCGAAGGCCGTCTCCTACAAGTTCACCACGACCTACACGGCGAGCGGGTCCGGCGCGGTCGCGACGAACACCACCGGCACCGTGAAGGCCGCCAAGGGTGCGCCCACCGTCACGGTGAGCGCGATCAAGTCGGTCAAGGCGTCGGCCAAGGCGAAGGTCGCCGTCCGGGTCACCGGCACCGGCTCGGTCCCGACCGGCACGGTCACCGTCAAGGAGGGCAGCAAGAAGCTCGCCTCCGGCACCGTCTCGAGCAAGGACGGCCGCGTGACGGTCACCCTGCCCAAGCTCAAGGCAGGCACCCACAAGCTGACCGTCTCCTACAGCGGCAGCACCACCTGGAACGGCGCGGACAAGGCCGCGACGCTCAAGGTCACCAAGTAA
- a CDS encoding MoxR family ATPase, with protein sequence MPELTHQTVPIDRIQDAGAAIVSSVATVVDGKPEAIRTALTVMLAEGHLLVEDVPGVGKTVLAKALGASVGGSVNRIQFTSDMLPSDVTGVNIYDQSSGTFRFSPGPVFANVVIGDEINRTSPKTQSALLEAMAESQVTVDGVTRPLESPFMIVATQNPVDMEGTYPLPEAQRDRFMARIAMGYPSPEAERRMLSARGRHDPLSDLRPVVDVDTLRSMIAAVRTVHIAADVEAYIVEIVRVTRTHPDLLLGASPRATLHLAQAARAYAALAGRPFVTPDDVAALAPIVLAHRLVPVARGLGGSAEDTAREIVVRIVADTAVPFTATPVRS encoded by the coding sequence GTGCCGGAGCTGACCCACCAGACCGTCCCGATCGACCGGATCCAGGACGCCGGGGCGGCCATCGTCTCGTCGGTCGCGACCGTGGTGGACGGCAAGCCCGAGGCGATCCGCACGGCGCTGACCGTCATGCTCGCCGAGGGCCACCTGCTCGTCGAGGACGTCCCCGGCGTCGGCAAGACGGTCCTCGCGAAGGCGCTCGGCGCCTCGGTCGGGGGCTCGGTGAACCGCATCCAGTTCACCTCCGACATGCTCCCGTCGGACGTGACCGGGGTGAACATCTACGACCAGTCGTCCGGCACCTTCCGGTTCTCACCCGGTCCGGTCTTCGCGAACGTCGTGATCGGCGACGAGATCAACCGCACCAGCCCGAAGACCCAGTCGGCGCTCCTCGAGGCGATGGCCGAGTCGCAGGTCACCGTCGACGGCGTCACCCGACCGCTCGAGTCCCCGTTCATGATCGTCGCGACGCAGAACCCGGTGGACATGGAGGGCACGTACCCGCTGCCGGAGGCCCAGCGCGACCGGTTCATGGCGCGCATCGCGATGGGCTACCCGAGCCCCGAGGCGGAACGGCGGATGCTGTCCGCCCGCGGTCGACACGACCCGCTGAGCGACCTCCGCCCGGTCGTCGACGTGGACACCCTGCGCTCGATGATCGCCGCCGTCCGCACGGTGCACATCGCAGCCGACGTCGAGGCGTACATCGTCGAGATCGTCCGCGTCACCCGGACGCACCCCGACCTGCTCCTCGGCGCCAGCCCCCGTGCCACCCTGCACCTGGCGCAGGCCGCACGCGCGTACGCGGCCCTCGCCGGTCGCCCGTTCGTCACGCCCGACGACGTCGCCGCCCTCGCGCCGATCGTCCTCGCGCACCGGCTCGTCCCGGTCGCCCGCGGCCTCGGCGGCTCGGCGGAGGACACCGCCCGTGAGATCGTGGTCCGGATCGTCGCCGACACCGCGGTGCCCTTCACCGCCACGCCCGTCCGGTCCTGA
- a CDS encoding DUF3488 and transglutaminase-like domain-containing protein has translation MTATTPSRPRPRVDVRQVLDRDDRRHDGPDARVVALAPVPVLIAALAMRPLLQGISWWVSGGVVVAVLVAVVLAVRSRPRGVRFAALVGALVLGSCAVALLNDSAPLGWLDRDGALGQTLAAIRLNPAPLPQTDAIRLVVTVAIAWVAGASLFLAAIAPTAALAAVPALVILLVPGIITGEAPAAWLVVLTAVAFLALLWTSVRPVQRVLPAAVVGVMGLVVAVGLPALVPLDSGWLSGVTGSVRSPIQPGRPGTLLELGQDLRRPSELEVFRYRSADGRPQYLKLADLDEFGSGDWVPTVTDASTADTADQSRWAVGVNPRLAGRADVTVQITGLSSNYLPLPAGAMSIESKSTNLDLGQWRWSGDTNTVRSTGPATARGATYEAYGASVSANAYLDAVAASGRLAQADGRGFRTPSAEQLRIDTALPDDLPAVIGDTAARVEGGTASDYERARALESWFRSGLFTYSETAPVERGYDGDSMDVVATFLRERSGYCVHFASAMAVMARTLGIPSRVAVGYRAGAAREDGQYTVSNRQLHSWPELYIRGAGWVSFEPTPESDGAAQADSTPTSTPSAVPSETPLPAPGETTAPTASPSAEPSASAGADAAGGTGGGGASTAWGGLVGVLLALVLLVTPGVLRAFRRHRRTAAVAAGRDPAVTAWRELLDDLADHGFPPAAAPPGDAAAAARTARAVLGRLRTTVPPSVLPHLQTVVDAVDRERYAAGGAVDPQTLLTALREARSASDASVSRRRLVRARLLPPSLLPSSAWSHGRPVTSAG, from the coding sequence ATGACCGCCACCACCCCGAGTCGACCACGACCGCGGGTCGACGTCCGACAGGTCCTCGACCGGGACGACCGCCGGCACGACGGCCCGGACGCCCGGGTCGTCGCCCTGGCCCCCGTGCCCGTGCTCATCGCGGCCCTCGCGATGCGCCCACTGCTGCAGGGCATCTCGTGGTGGGTGTCCGGCGGCGTCGTCGTGGCTGTGCTCGTCGCCGTCGTGCTGGCCGTCCGCTCCCGCCCCCGCGGTGTCCGGTTCGCCGCCCTCGTCGGCGCGCTCGTCCTCGGCTCGTGCGCGGTCGCGCTCCTCAACGACTCGGCACCGCTCGGGTGGCTCGACCGGGACGGTGCGCTCGGGCAGACGCTGGCGGCGATCCGGCTCAACCCCGCGCCGTTGCCGCAGACCGACGCGATCCGCCTGGTCGTGACCGTGGCGATCGCCTGGGTCGCGGGGGCGTCGCTGTTCCTCGCTGCGATCGCCCCGACGGCGGCGCTCGCGGCCGTGCCCGCGCTCGTGATCCTGCTCGTGCCGGGCATCATCACCGGTGAGGCGCCGGCGGCGTGGCTCGTGGTCCTCACCGCGGTGGCCTTCCTCGCGCTGCTCTGGACCTCGGTCCGCCCGGTGCAGCGGGTGCTGCCTGCCGCCGTGGTGGGCGTGATGGGACTCGTCGTCGCGGTCGGGTTGCCGGCACTCGTCCCCCTCGACTCCGGGTGGCTCTCCGGCGTCACGGGGTCGGTGCGGTCCCCGATCCAGCCGGGCCGTCCGGGCACGCTGCTCGAACTCGGGCAGGACCTCCGCCGGCCGAGCGAGCTCGAGGTGTTCCGGTACCGCTCGGCCGACGGGCGGCCGCAGTACCTCAAGCTCGCGGACCTGGACGAGTTCGGCTCGGGGGACTGGGTCCCGACGGTGACCGACGCGAGCACCGCCGACACGGCCGACCAGTCGCGGTGGGCGGTCGGCGTGAACCCGCGCCTGGCGGGTCGCGCCGACGTGACGGTGCAGATCACCGGTCTGTCGAGCAACTACCTGCCGCTGCCGGCCGGCGCGATGTCGATCGAGTCGAAGTCGACGAACCTCGACCTCGGGCAGTGGCGCTGGTCCGGGGACACGAACACCGTGCGGTCCACGGGCCCGGCGACCGCTCGGGGTGCGACGTACGAGGCGTACGGCGCCTCGGTCTCGGCGAACGCCTACCTCGATGCGGTGGCCGCCTCCGGCCGGCTCGCCCAGGCGGACGGGCGCGGTTTCCGGACCCCGTCGGCGGAGCAGCTCCGGATCGACACCGCGTTGCCGGACGACCTGCCCGCCGTCATCGGCGACACCGCCGCCCGCGTCGAGGGCGGCACGGCGTCCGACTACGAGCGGGCGCGCGCCCTCGAGTCCTGGTTCCGCAGCGGCCTGTTCACCTACTCCGAGACGGCACCCGTCGAGCGGGGCTACGACGGTGACAGCATGGACGTCGTCGCGACCTTCCTGCGCGAGCGCTCGGGCTACTGCGTGCACTTCGCCTCCGCCATGGCCGTGATGGCCCGTACCCTCGGCATCCCGTCCCGCGTCGCCGTGGGCTACCGCGCCGGTGCGGCACGGGAGGACGGCCAGTACACGGTGTCGAACCGGCAGCTGCACTCGTGGCCGGAGCTGTACATCCGCGGCGCGGGTTGGGTGTCGTTCGAGCCGACACCGGAGTCCGACGGCGCAGCACAGGCGGACTCGACCCCGACCTCGACCCCCTCGGCGGTGCCCTCCGAGACGCCCCTGCCCGCTCCGGGTGAGACGACCGCTCCCACGGCGTCGCCGAGCGCCGAGCCGAGCGCGTCCGCGGGTGCGGACGCGGCCGGCGGGACGGGCGGTGGGGGCGCCTCCACGGCCTGGGGCGGGCTCGTCGGGGTGCTCCTCGCGCTGGTGCTCCTCGTCACCCCCGGCGTGCTGCGGGCGTTCCGTCGGCACCGACGCACCGCCGCGGTGGCGGCCGGTCGCGACCCGGCGGTGACGGCCTGGCGGGAACTCCTCGACGACCTCGCCGACCACGGGTTCCCCCCGGCCGCGGCACCACCCGGTGACGCCGCGGCCGCCGCCCGGACGGCGCGCGCGGTGCTCGGACGGCTCCGCACGACGGTGCCGCCGTCCGTGCTGCCGCACCTGCAGACCGTCGTCGACGCGGTCGACCGCGAGCGCTACGCGGCGGGCGGCGCAGTCGACCCGCAAACGCTCCTGACGGCGCTCCGGGAGGCCCGTTCCGCGTCCGACGCGTCGGTCTCCCGCCGGCGGCTGGTGCGTGCACGACTGCTCCCGCCGAGCCTGCTGCCGTCGTCGGCGTGGTCACACGGACGGCCGGTCACCTCGGCCGGATGA